A DNA window from Bradyrhizobium barranii subsp. barranii contains the following coding sequences:
- a CDS encoding ferredoxin--NADP reductase, with amino-acid sequence MSAFQKETVLSVRHWTDSLFSFIATRDPGFRFQNGQFAMIGLEVEGKPLMRAYSMASANHEEALEFFSIKVQDGPLTSRLQKIREGDIILVGRKATGTLITGNLIPGKRLLLLSTGTGLAPFASLIKDPDVYENYETIVLAHGCRQVSELAYGEHLVDGLRNHEFFGPLIRDKLVYYPTVTREPFKNRGRITDLIASNQLFDDIGQSGLDIETDRIMLCGSPAMLEELPAMFAARGFVEGNHSQPGHFVVEKAFVER; translated from the coding sequence ATGAGCGCATTTCAGAAGGAAACGGTTTTATCGGTCCGGCACTGGACCGACTCCCTGTTCAGCTTCATCGCGACGCGCGATCCCGGCTTTCGCTTCCAGAACGGCCAGTTCGCGATGATCGGGCTGGAAGTCGAGGGCAAGCCGTTGATGCGGGCCTACAGCATGGCCAGCGCCAATCACGAGGAGGCGCTCGAATTTTTTTCGATCAAGGTGCAGGACGGTCCGCTGACCTCGCGTCTCCAGAAGATCCGGGAGGGCGACATCATCCTGGTCGGCCGCAAGGCGACGGGCACGCTGATCACCGGCAACCTCATTCCGGGCAAACGCCTGCTGCTGCTCTCGACCGGGACCGGGCTCGCGCCCTTCGCCAGCCTGATCAAGGACCCCGACGTCTATGAGAATTACGAGACCATCGTGCTCGCCCATGGCTGCCGCCAGGTTTCGGAACTCGCCTATGGCGAGCACCTCGTCGATGGCCTGCGCAATCACGAATTCTTCGGTCCGCTGATCCGCGACAAGCTCGTCTACTACCCGACCGTGACCCGCGAGCCGTTCAAGAACCGTGGCCGCATCACCGACCTGATCGCCTCCAACCAGCTGTTCGACGACATCGGGCAATCAGGCCTCGATATCGAGACCGATCGCATCATGCTGTGCGGCAGCCCGGCGATGCTCGAGGAACTCCCCGCGATGTTCGCCGCGCGCGGCTTCGTCGAGGGCAATCACAGCCAGCCCGGCCATTTCGTCGTTGAAAAGGCCTTCGTCGAGCGCTGA
- a CDS encoding fumarate reductase/succinate dehydrogenase flavoprotein subunit, with protein MALDEIVDGLSEVSCDVLVIGGGTAGPMAALKAKLKNPKANVVLLEKANVKRSGAISMGMDGLNNAVIPGYATPEQYTKEITIANDGIVDQKAVYKYAQNCYKIIEELDSFGIRFLKNENGDYAVKKVHHIGTYVLPMPNGETVKKALYRQLRRARILISNRYMATRLLKSADGRIAGAISVNTRTAEMLVIKAKAVILCMGAAGRLGLPTSGYMFGTYENAANSGDGYAMAYHAGAALANLECYQINPLIKDYNGPACAYVAGPFGAFTANNEGSRFIECDYWSGQMMLEFYNELLSGKGPVFLQLKHLHPDTISEIESTLHKVERPTRGLFQQGRGVDYRSESIEMHISEIGFCSGHSASGVFVDDNARTTVPGLYAAGDMASVPHNYMLGAFTNGSVAGIDAMEFADSHDFAEFDAADVARERDRVLAPTKREDGIPPNQVEYKTRRLVNDYLQPPKVTRKYELGMRRLAETRQDMQEHMIARNAHELLRALEVQSIMDCADMAVHASLYREESRWGLYHWRTDFPEKDNENWFCHTLLSKQNGKMTSEKRAVEPYVVPIAEDEKDLYDKQRIRASA; from the coding sequence ATGGCACTAGATGAGATCGTCGACGGACTTTCGGAGGTTTCCTGCGACGTGCTCGTCATCGGCGGCGGCACGGCCGGCCCGATGGCAGCGCTGAAAGCAAAGCTGAAGAACCCGAAGGCCAATGTCGTCCTGCTCGAGAAGGCCAACGTCAAGCGCTCCGGCGCGATCTCGATGGGCATGGACGGGCTCAACAACGCTGTCATCCCCGGCTACGCGACGCCGGAGCAGTACACCAAGGAAATCACCATCGCCAACGACGGCATCGTCGATCAGAAGGCGGTCTATAAATACGCGCAGAATTGCTACAAGATTATCGAAGAGCTCGACAGTTTCGGCATCCGCTTCCTGAAGAACGAGAACGGCGATTACGCCGTCAAGAAGGTGCACCACATCGGCACCTACGTGCTGCCGATGCCGAACGGCGAGACGGTCAAGAAAGCGCTCTATCGCCAGCTCCGCCGCGCCCGCATCCTGATCTCCAACCGCTACATGGCGACGCGGCTGCTGAAATCCGCCGACGGCCGCATCGCCGGTGCGATCAGCGTCAACACCCGCACCGCTGAGATGCTGGTGATCAAGGCCAAGGCCGTGATCCTCTGCATGGGCGCCGCCGGCCGTCTCGGTCTGCCGACCTCCGGCTACATGTTCGGCACCTACGAGAACGCCGCCAATTCCGGCGATGGCTATGCGATGGCCTATCACGCCGGCGCCGCGCTCGCGAACCTCGAATGCTACCAGATCAATCCGCTGATCAAGGATTATAACGGCCCGGCCTGCGCCTATGTCGCCGGTCCCTTCGGCGCCTTCACCGCCAACAACGAGGGATCACGCTTCATCGAGTGCGACTACTGGTCCGGCCAGATGATGCTGGAGTTTTACAACGAACTGCTGTCAGGCAAGGGCCCGGTGTTCCTCCAGCTCAAGCATCTCCATCCCGACACCATCTCGGAGATCGAATCCACGCTGCACAAGGTCGAGCGTCCCACGCGCGGCCTGTTCCAGCAGGGGCGCGGGGTCGACTACCGCAGCGAGTCGATCGAGATGCACATCTCCGAGATCGGCTTCTGCTCCGGCCACAGCGCCTCCGGCGTGTTCGTGGACGACAACGCCCGCACGACGGTGCCCGGCCTTTACGCCGCCGGCGACATGGCGAGCGTGCCGCATAATTACATGCTGGGCGCCTTCACCAACGGATCGGTCGCCGGCATCGACGCGATGGAGTTCGCCGACAGCCACGACTTCGCGGAATTCGACGCCGCCGATGTCGCCAGGGAGCGCGACCGCGTGCTGGCGCCAACGAAGCGCGAGGATGGCATTCCGCCGAACCAGGTCGAGTACAAGACCCGCCGCCTCGTCAACGATTATCTCCAGCCGCCGAAGGTCACCCGCAAATACGAGCTCGGCATGCGCCGCCTGGCCGAGACGCGGCAGGACATGCAGGAGCATATGATCGCCCGTAACGCGCACGAGCTGCTTCGTGCGCTCGAAGTGCAGTCGATCATGGATTGCGCCGACATGGCGGTGCACGCCTCGTTGTACCGCGAGGAAAGCCGCTGGGGCCTCTATCACTGGCGCACGGATTTCCCGGAGAAGGACAACGAGAACTGGTTCTGCCACACGCTGCTCTCCAAGCAGAACGGCAAGATGACCAGCGAGAAGCGCGCCGTGGAGCCCTATGTCGTGCCGATCGCCGAGGACGAGAAGGACCTCTACGACAAGCAGCGCATCCGCGCCTCCGCCTGA
- a CDS encoding 4Fe-4S dicluster domain-containing protein: MPLASYQTSVPVVVDDAKCIADKGCTVCVDVCPLDVLRISDMTGKAYMAYDECWYCMPCEADCPTGAVTVNIPYLLR; the protein is encoded by the coding sequence ATGCCTCTCGCATCCTATCAGACGTCGGTTCCGGTGGTCGTCGACGACGCCAAATGCATCGCCGACAAGGGCTGCACCGTGTGCGTCGACGTCTGCCCGCTCGACGTGCTCCGCATCAGCGACATGACCGGCAAGGCCTACATGGCCTATGACGAGTGCTGGTACTGCATGCCCTGCGAGGCGGATTGCCCGACCGGCGCCGTCACCGTCAACATTCCCTATCTGTTGAGGTGA
- the ytfQ gene encoding galactofuranose ABC transporter, galactofuranose-binding protein YtfQ — translation MTLKALFAASATAALLLALPANAAELTIGFSQIGSESGWRAAETSVSKQEAAKRKVNLKIADAQQKQENQIKAIRSFIAQNVDAIFLAPVVSTGWDSVLKEAKEAKIPVVLLDRDIDPSGKELYLTAVTSDSVHEGEVAGDWLAKTVGGKACNVVELQGTVGASVAANRKKGFDTTIAKHANLKVVRSQTGDFTRAKGKEVMESFIKAEGGGKSICAVYAHNDDMMVGAIQAMKEAGLKPGKEILTVSIDAVPDIFKAMAAGEANATVELTPNMAGPALDAIAAFKEKGTVPPKWIQTDSKLYTAADDPQKIYDSKKGLGY, via the coding sequence ATGACCCTCAAAGCCCTCTTTGCGGCCAGCGCCACGGCCGCGTTGCTGCTCGCGCTGCCGGCCAACGCCGCCGAGCTCACCATCGGCTTCTCGCAGATCGGATCGGAATCCGGCTGGCGCGCGGCCGAGACGTCGGTCTCCAAGCAGGAGGCTGCCAAGCGAAAGGTCAATCTCAAGATCGCCGACGCGCAGCAGAAGCAGGAGAACCAGATCAAGGCGATCCGATCCTTCATCGCGCAGAACGTCGATGCGATCTTCCTTGCACCTGTGGTCTCGACCGGTTGGGACTCGGTGCTGAAGGAAGCCAAGGAGGCCAAGATCCCGGTCGTGCTGCTCGACCGCGACATCGATCCCTCCGGCAAGGAGCTCTATCTCACCGCCGTGACCTCCGACAGCGTGCATGAAGGCGAGGTTGCCGGCGACTGGCTGGCCAAGACCGTCGGCGGCAAGGCCTGCAACGTCGTCGAATTGCAGGGTACGGTCGGCGCCAGCGTCGCCGCCAACCGCAAGAAGGGCTTTGACACCACCATCGCAAAGCATGCGAACCTCAAGGTGGTGCGCAGCCAGACCGGCGACTTCACCCGCGCCAAGGGCAAGGAAGTCATGGAAAGCTTCATCAAGGCCGAAGGCGGCGGCAAGTCGATCTGCGCCGTCTACGCGCACAATGACGACATGATGGTCGGCGCGATCCAGGCGATGAAGGAAGCCGGCCTCAAGCCGGGCAAGGAGATCCTCACCGTCTCGATCGACGCGGTCCCCGACATCTTCAAGGCCATGGCCGCCGGCGAAGCCAACGCCACCGTCGAGCTGACGCCGAACATGGCCGGCCCCGCGCTCGATGCCATCGCGGCCTTCAAGGAAAAGGGCACCGTTCCGCCCAAGTGGATCCAGACCGACTCCAAGCTCTATACAGCGGCCGACGATCCGCAGAAGATCTACGACAGCAAGAAGGGCCTCGGTTACTGA
- a CDS encoding ABC transporter substrate-binding protein, which translates to MVRHLPTLSIAMSVTSLALLIAQPALAETVTLGIGTQDTTTNTVTAGVVIRQLHLLEKYLPKDGKYANIKFELEWQNFTSGPPVTNAMMANKLQIGMMGDYPLIVNGFTFESNPESKSRLIGVAAYSLSGSGNGLVVHKDSPYFDLADLKGKLVSVPFGSAAHGMVLKAMQDRGYASDFFQLVSQSPEVGSTNLQEKKIDAHADFVPFAELLPFRGFARKIFDGVETNLPTFHGIVVRTDFAEKYPEVVVAYFKALIAANQWLRDDPKLAAEKIQEWTGINKEVVYIFLGPSGNMTTDPTVKPALIDAAATDVKVLQNLGRMKEFDPKKWVDDSYIRKAYAEMKLDYDTQLASTRNYEITGEDSFCKKPITDPRKAGEVWVDDAGILPFASAACTLGAYSDYKAKSKKINVAYVFDTTRGIKLFADQAFFAVGNGEVAPFLLKKDAEAYAAKINGKVLGFDDAVKAAVGGGKT; encoded by the coding sequence ATGGTCCGCCATCTTCCCACGCTCTCGATCGCGATGTCGGTGACCTCGCTGGCGCTTCTGATCGCGCAGCCGGCCTTGGCGGAAACCGTCACCCTTGGCATTGGAACGCAGGACACCACGACCAACACGGTGACCGCCGGCGTCGTCATCCGGCAGTTGCATCTCCTCGAGAAATATCTGCCGAAGGACGGCAAATACGCCAATATCAAGTTCGAGCTGGAGTGGCAGAACTTCACCTCCGGCCCGCCCGTCACCAATGCGATGATGGCGAACAAGCTCCAGATCGGCATGATGGGCGACTATCCGCTGATCGTGAACGGCTTCACCTTCGAGAGCAATCCGGAGAGCAAGAGCCGCCTGATCGGCGTGGCCGCCTACAGCCTGTCCGGCTCCGGCAACGGGCTCGTGGTCCACAAGGACTCGCCCTATTTCGATCTCGCCGATCTCAAGGGCAAGCTCGTCAGCGTGCCGTTCGGCTCGGCCGCGCACGGCATGGTGCTGAAGGCGATGCAGGACCGCGGTTACGCCTCCGACTTCTTCCAGCTCGTCAGCCAGAGCCCGGAGGTCGGCTCGACCAATCTGCAGGAGAAGAAGATCGACGCGCACGCCGACTTCGTCCCCTTCGCCGAGCTGCTGCCGTTCCGCGGCTTCGCACGCAAGATTTTTGACGGCGTTGAGACCAATCTGCCGACCTTCCACGGCATCGTGGTCCGCACCGATTTCGCCGAGAAATATCCGGAGGTCGTCGTTGCCTACTTCAAGGCGCTGATTGCCGCCAACCAGTGGCTGCGCGACGATCCCAAGCTCGCGGCCGAAAAGATCCAGGAGTGGACTGGCATCAACAAGGAAGTCGTCTACATCTTCCTCGGTCCCAGCGGCAACATGACCACGGATCCCACGGTAAAACCGGCGCTCATCGACGCGGCCGCGACCGACGTCAAGGTTTTGCAGAATCTCGGCCGCATGAAGGAGTTCGATCCGAAGAAGTGGGTGGATGATTCCTACATCCGCAAGGCCTACGCCGAGATGAAGCTCGACTATGACACCCAGCTTGCGAGCACCAGGAATTACGAGATCACGGGCGAAGACTCGTTCTGCAAGAAGCCGATCACCGACCCGCGCAAGGCCGGCGAGGTCTGGGTCGACGATGCCGGTATCCTGCCGTTTGCTTCCGCAGCGTGCACGTTAGGGGCCTATTCCGACTACAAGGCCAAGAGCAAGAAGATCAACGTCGCCTACGTCTTCGACACCACCCGTGGAATCAAGCTGTTCGCCGACCAGGCCTTCTTCGCGGTCGGCAACGGCGAGGTCGCGCCGTTCCTGCTCAAGAAGGACGCCGAAGCCTATGCCGCCAAGATCAATGGCAAGGTGCTCGGCTTCGACGATGCGGTGAAGGCGGCGGTCGGCGGAGGCAAGACGTGA
- a CDS encoding Crp/Fnr family transcriptional regulator, translating into MLQAANVVRGTVPATVRPAGGSSLLLTENQQWIGGPPPLMDKLSQRERELVLKQGRRKVLNRGQTLFSQGGKHDGIWLIESGRIRVFYNSPLGREITLAYWHVGNFVGGPEVFEGTVHQWSGVASSNCSVVHLPGKELRSLAVEIPNLAIGLIEGLTFKGKCYSALAQMLGTRSITQRLAHLLLHLVELYGVEDADGRVIAAAFTHADIAHMVGATRQWVTISLKRMQEKGIVVTKRSQIVVCRADALEEMRGQSGD; encoded by the coding sequence ATGTTGCAGGCGGCCAATGTGGTTCGCGGGACGGTTCCCGCAACGGTCCGGCCTGCCGGAGGCTCCTCGCTGCTGCTGACCGAGAACCAGCAATGGATCGGCGGACCGCCGCCGCTGATGGACAAGCTCAGCCAGCGCGAGCGGGAGCTGGTGCTGAAGCAGGGCCGGCGAAAGGTGCTCAACCGCGGCCAGACGCTGTTCAGCCAGGGCGGCAAGCATGACGGCATCTGGCTGATCGAGAGCGGCCGCATCCGCGTGTTCTACAATTCGCCGCTCGGACGCGAGATCACGCTGGCCTATTGGCATGTCGGCAATTTCGTCGGCGGGCCCGAAGTGTTCGAGGGCACGGTGCATCAATGGTCCGGCGTCGCATCCAGCAATTGCAGCGTCGTGCACCTCCCCGGAAAGGAGCTGCGGTCCCTTGCCGTGGAGATCCCGAACCTCGCCATCGGCCTCATTGAAGGCCTCACCTTCAAGGGCAAATGCTATTCGGCGCTGGCACAGATGCTGGGAACGCGCTCGATCACGCAGCGCCTCGCGCATCTTCTGCTGCATCTGGTCGAGCTCTACGGCGTCGAGGATGCCGACGGCCGGGTGATCGCGGCGGCCTTCACCCATGCCGACATCGCTCACATGGTCGGCGCGACCAGGCAATGGGTCACGATCAGCCTGAAACGGATGCAGGAGAAGGGAATCGTCGTCACCAAGCGCTCGCAGATCGTGGTGTGCCGGGCCGATGCTCTCGAGGAGATGCGCGGCCAGAGCGGCGACTAG
- a CDS encoding sugar ABC transporter ATP-binding protein gives MENSPDPAPSLLEVRGISKSFGAVRALQEVDFTLRAGEIHALLGENGAGKSTMIKVITGVFPRDAGIVRLGGEEVAPRSAKAALQAGIATVYQEVNLLPNLSVAQNLFLDRQPMRFGIVREGEMRRRAKALLTDFGLDIDVAAPLGSYSVAIQHVTAIARAVDLSARVLILDEPTASLDRHEVEILFGIMRQLAKRGIGIVFVSHFLDQVYEISDRITVLRNGRLVGERETASLPRLELIRMMLGRELAETTSARASAGEHRAREVCASFENYGKAGYVAPFNLELRHGEVVGLAGLLGSGRTETARLVFGAERADGGQARVEGAPVRLQSPRDGVRHGFGYCPEERKTDGIVTELTVRENIVLALQAKRGLHRPLSRREQDEIAGRYVKMLDIRPPDPERAVGLLSGGNQQKVLLGRWLATSPRLLVLDEPTRGIDVGAHAEIIRLIRELCDDGLALLVISSELDEIVTYSDRVVVLRDRAHVEELAGEAIDVGNILAAIAADGAAVAHEDRA, from the coding sequence ATGGAGAACAGCCCCGATCCTGCTCCTTCCCTGCTGGAGGTGCGTGGGATCAGCAAAAGCTTCGGTGCTGTGCGTGCGTTGCAGGAGGTCGACTTCACGCTTCGTGCCGGCGAGATTCATGCGCTGCTCGGTGAGAACGGTGCCGGCAAATCCACGATGATCAAGGTGATCACCGGCGTATTCCCGCGCGATGCCGGCATCGTCCGGCTCGGCGGCGAGGAGGTCGCGCCGCGCTCGGCCAAGGCCGCGCTTCAGGCCGGTATCGCCACCGTCTACCAAGAGGTCAATCTGCTGCCGAATCTCTCGGTCGCGCAGAACCTGTTCCTCGACCGACAGCCGATGCGCTTCGGCATCGTGCGTGAAGGCGAGATGCGGCGTCGCGCCAAGGCGCTTCTCACGGACTTCGGCCTCGATATCGACGTCGCCGCGCCGCTCGGCAGCTATTCCGTCGCCATCCAGCACGTCACCGCGATTGCGCGGGCCGTCGATCTTTCCGCGCGCGTGCTGATCCTGGACGAGCCGACCGCGAGCCTCGACCGCCACGAGGTCGAGATCCTGTTCGGCATCATGCGCCAGCTTGCCAAGCGCGGCATCGGCATCGTATTCGTCAGTCACTTCCTCGATCAGGTCTACGAGATCTCCGACCGCATCACGGTGTTGCGCAACGGCCGCTTGGTCGGCGAGCGCGAGACCGCCTCGCTGCCGCGGCTCGAGCTGATCCGGATGATGCTCGGCCGCGAGCTGGCCGAGACCACCAGCGCCCGCGCGTCGGCGGGAGAGCATCGGGCGCGCGAGGTCTGCGCGAGTTTCGAGAACTACGGCAAGGCCGGCTATGTCGCGCCGTTCAATCTCGAGTTGCGCCATGGCGAGGTCGTGGGTCTCGCCGGCCTGCTCGGCTCGGGCCGGACCGAAACGGCGCGGCTGGTGTTCGGTGCCGAGCGCGCCGATGGCGGGCAGGCGAGGGTGGAGGGGGCGCCCGTGCGGCTGCAGTCGCCGCGCGACGGCGTGCGCCACGGCTTTGGCTATTGCCCGGAGGAACGCAAGACCGACGGCATCGTCACCGAGCTCACCGTGCGCGAGAACATCGTGCTCGCTCTCCAGGCCAAGCGCGGCCTGCACCGGCCACTGTCGCGCCGCGAGCAGGACGAGATCGCGGGCCGCTACGTCAAGATGCTCGACATCCGCCCGCCCGATCCGGAGCGCGCCGTGGGGCTGCTGTCCGGCGGCAATCAGCAGAAGGTGCTGCTGGGGCGCTGGCTCGCGACCTCGCCGCGCCTCCTGGTGCTGGACGAGCCGACTCGCGGCATCGACGTCGGCGCGCATGCCGAGATCATCCGCCTGATCCGCGAGCTCTGCGACGACGGGTTGGCGCTGCTCGTGATCTCCTCCGAGCTGGATGAGATCGTGACCTATTCCGACCGCGTGGTCGTGTTGCGCGACCGCGCCCATGTCGAGGAGCTCGCGGGCGAGGCGATCGACGTCGGCAACATCCTCGCGGCCATCGCCGCCGATGGCGCCGCTGTCGCGCATGAGGACCGGGCATGA
- a CDS encoding fumarylacetoacetate hydrolase family protein, translating into MTTLSVRDLLPEDGTKGTLVGRVWLPQANGPAVVAVRGDGVFDVTARFPTVSALCEEDNPAKALAAVKGERIGDLEAIVANTAPDGRDPKKPWLLAPLDLQTLKAAGVTFAISMLERVIEERAKGNPASAEAIRKEVTRLIGDDLSKLKPGSNQAMHLKQVLIDQNAWSQYLEVGIGPDAEVFTKAPTLSSVGTGMDAGLHPKSTWNNPEPELVLFVSSRGKIVGGALGNDVNLRDFEGRSALLLSKAKDNNASCAIGPLLRLFDDSFTLDDARKLDVSLNVKGADGFVLDGHSSISMISRDPTDLVEQTIGKVHQYPDGFVLFLGTMFAPVKDRDAPGQGFTHKRDDIVTIAAPQLGKLINRMRTSDECEPWTFGIGALMKNLAQRKLI; encoded by the coding sequence ATGACGACACTGTCTGTTAGAGATCTTCTCCCCGAGGATGGAACGAAGGGGACGCTGGTCGGCCGCGTCTGGCTGCCGCAGGCGAACGGCCCGGCCGTTGTCGCCGTCCGTGGAGACGGCGTCTTCGACGTCACCGCCCGGTTTCCGACCGTCAGCGCGCTCTGCGAGGAAGACAATCCGGCCAAGGCGCTCGCCGCGGTCAAGGGCGAGCGCATCGGCGATCTCGAAGCGATCGTGGCCAACACGGCGCCAGATGGGCGCGATCCGAAAAAGCCGTGGCTGCTTGCGCCCCTCGATCTCCAGACCCTGAAGGCCGCCGGCGTCACCTTCGCCATCTCGATGCTGGAGCGCGTCATCGAAGAGCGGGCCAAGGGCAATCCGGCATCGGCCGAAGCGATCCGGAAAGAAGTGACGCGGCTGATCGGCGACGATCTGTCGAAGCTCAAGCCGGGCTCCAACCAGGCGATGCATTTGAAGCAGGTGCTGATCGATCAGAACGCCTGGAGCCAATATCTCGAAGTCGGCATCGGTCCGGATGCCGAGGTCTTCACGAAGGCTCCGACCTTGTCCTCGGTCGGCACCGGCATGGATGCCGGGCTGCATCCGAAATCGACCTGGAACAATCCCGAGCCCGAGCTGGTGCTGTTCGTCTCGAGCCGCGGCAAGATCGTCGGCGGCGCACTCGGCAACGACGTCAATCTGCGCGACTTCGAGGGGCGTTCGGCGCTGCTGTTGTCGAAGGCCAAGGACAACAACGCCTCCTGCGCGATCGGCCCATTGCTGCGTCTGTTCGACGACAGCTTCACACTCGACGACGCCCGCAAGCTCGACGTCAGCTTGAACGTGAAGGGCGCGGACGGTTTCGTTCTCGACGGCCATTCCTCGATCAGCATGATCAGTCGCGATCCGACGGACCTCGTCGAGCAGACGATCGGCAAGGTCCATCAATACCCTGATGGCTTCGTGCTGTTCCTCGGCACGATGTTCGCGCCGGTCAAGGATCGTGATGCGCCGGGGCAGGGGTTCACCCACAAGCGCGACGACATCGTCACGATCGCAGCACCCCAGCTCGGCAAGCTCATCAACCGCATGCGCACCAGCGACGAGTGCGAGCCCTGGACGTTTGGAATCGGCGCGCTGATGAAGAACCTCGCGCAACGGAAGCTGATCTAG
- a CDS encoding gamma-butyrobetaine hydroxylase-like domain-containing protein — MTLVAPTVADYEASADLATLVVRITQDDVVGIAAERLRLSCKCAHCTRARFDDRFPERFPGIAITEIGDLGYGLNISFSDGHNRGIYPKPYLLSLAGR; from the coding sequence ATGACCTTGGTGGCGCCGACTGTGGCCGACTACGAAGCCAGCGCCGATCTCGCGACGCTCGTCGTCCGCATCACGCAGGACGATGTGGTCGGGATCGCTGCCGAGCGGCTCCGTCTCTCCTGCAAATGCGCCCACTGCACTCGCGCCCGCTTCGACGATCGCTTCCCCGAACGCTTTCCCGGCATCGCCATCACCGAGATCGGCGATCTCGGCTACGGGCTGAACATCTCGTTTTCGGATGGGCATAACAGGGGGATTTATCCCAAGCCGTATCTGCTGAGTTTGGCGGGGCGGTAG
- a CDS encoding HEAT repeat domain-containing protein yields the protein MSSPFESYDDLEDADERLQAADPAERRVAIIALGHSGDPAAVAHLANMVSDPDAGVRQQVAMALGEFDGPEAANGLVKLLVDPERIVAAAAADSMAEFKDPACAEIILPLVKHAHAFVRMGALRALKELRCKDTLKPALEALLDQDAAVRVQAIGVIGFLKLEESIPALTALINDPDAHVRRAAVSALAFSQLKPAAETITRGLKDSDWMVREMAAETLGLNVNGSLAADQLVGSLADEFWQVRLKAIRSLGKMKIERAVRPIGNCINHDQANLRKEAAAALGEIAHPDGEAFLAVIADDADPDVRKNARWALQQIAARKARAGA from the coding sequence ATGTCGAGCCCGTTCGAATCCTATGACGACCTCGAGGACGCCGACGAGCGGCTTCAGGCCGCCGATCCCGCCGAGCGCCGTGTCGCCATCATCGCGCTCGGTCACTCCGGTGATCCCGCAGCTGTCGCGCATCTCGCCAACATGGTGTCCGATCCCGATGCGGGCGTGCGCCAGCAGGTCGCGATGGCGCTCGGCGAGTTCGACGGGCCGGAGGCCGCGAATGGGCTGGTCAAGCTGCTGGTCGATCCCGAAAGAATCGTGGCGGCGGCCGCGGCCGACAGCATGGCCGAGTTCAAGGATCCGGCCTGCGCGGAGATCATCCTGCCGCTGGTCAAGCACGCCCATGCCTTCGTCCGCATGGGCGCGCTGCGTGCGCTGAAGGAATTGCGCTGCAAGGATACGCTGAAGCCGGCGCTGGAAGCGCTCCTGGATCAAGATGCGGCCGTTCGCGTGCAGGCGATCGGCGTGATCGGCTTCCTCAAGCTGGAGGAATCCATCCCGGCGCTGACCGCGCTGATCAACGATCCCGACGCCCATGTCCGCCGCGCTGCGGTGAGCGCGCTGGCCTTCTCGCAGCTGAAGCCCGCGGCCGAGACGATCACACGCGGGCTGAAGGACTCGGACTGGATGGTGCGCGAGATGGCCGCGGAAACGCTCGGCCTCAACGTCAACGGTTCGCTCGCGGCCGATCAGCTTGTCGGCTCGCTCGCCGATGAATTCTGGCAGGTGCGGCTGAAGGCGATCCGCAGCCTCGGCAAGATGAAGATCGAGCGCGCGGTACGCCCGATCGGCAATTGCATCAACCACGACCAGGCCAATTTGCGGAAGGAGGCGGCCGCCGCGCTCGGCGAGATCGCCCATCCCGACGGTGAGGCGTTCCTGGCGGTCATCGCCGACGATGCCGACCCCGACGTTCGCAAGAACGCGCGCTGGGCGCTCCAGCAGATCGCGGCGCGCAAAGCGCGAGCAGGCGCATAA